One window of the Leptotrichia massiliensis genome contains the following:
- the cobU gene encoding bifunctional adenosylcobinamide kinase/adenosylcobinamide-phosphate guanylyltransferase has product MAIIFVTGGAKSGKSKFAEELILNLNNGKQENVYLATSLVFDEEMKEKVRLHKERRKNDWRTVETYKNFESNLNEYFPKIKEGIKNNMLVDCLTNMITNIIFEEKDVDWDNFDKKSYVKIVEKLNKNVENIVNELLNITSQFQNTVIVSNELGLGLVPSYPLGRYFREIAGKMNQAVAERADEVYFVVSGIPMKIK; this is encoded by the coding sequence ATGGCGATAATTTTTGTTACTGGCGGAGCAAAAAGTGGGAAAAGCAAGTTTGCTGAAGAGTTAATTTTAAATTTGAATAATGGGAAGCAGGAGAATGTGTATTTGGCAACATCGCTTGTGTTTGATGAAGAAATGAAGGAAAAGGTGAGGTTGCATAAGGAAAGACGGAAAAACGATTGGAGAACTGTGGAAACTTATAAAAATTTTGAAAGTAATTTAAATGAATATTTTCCTAAAATAAAAGAAGGTATTAAGAATAATATGCTTGTGGACTGTCTAACAAATATGATTACTAATATAATTTTTGAGGAAAAGGATGTTGACTGGGATAATTTTGACAAGAAATCTTATGTAAAAATTGTGGAAAAGTTGAACAAAAATGTGGAAAATATAGTAAATGAACTCCTGAATATAACAAGTCAATTTCAAAATACGGTAATTGTGTCAAATGAGCTGGGGTTGGGGCTTGTGCCGAGTTATCCATTGGGACGTTATTTTCGTGAAATTGCAGGAAAGATGAATCAGGCTGTTGCAGAAAGAGCTGATGAAGTTTATTTTGTGGTGTCTGGCATTCCAATGAAAATTAAATAA
- a CDS encoding CPBP family intramembrane glutamic endopeptidase — translation MNNRNKIKQNVIIFTIFITICGWIGYFIDKLTGQDYYENIGTVTSKDGSLGLLIWLVSPFICTIILRTFRGDGWKNTGFSLNFKNNKKFYLISFLIYPVVTLTVLLLGLITQSIKFSSVNIGIAAYTGVLIIQIVSQFIKNIFEESVWRSYLTNQLIKLKLSDLKIYLLMGIIWWIWHLPYILIFLSENEIKNTLPVDRLTFFLIGTVVVTCWTIMYTEIFRITKSMWPAVIMHTMEDAVINPLLLLGIVSVEKSQALLFSLSVGIIPTILYLIVGLFIRKWRKQQR, via the coding sequence ATGAATAATAGGAATAAAATTAAACAAAATGTAATTATTTTTACAATTTTTATTACTATTTGTGGTTGGATAGGATATTTTATTGATAAACTGACAGGGCAGGATTATTATGAAAATATTGGAACAGTAACAAGCAAAGATGGTTCATTGGGGCTTCTTATATGGCTTGTATCTCCATTTATTTGCACAATAATACTTCGTACTTTTAGAGGAGATGGATGGAAAAATACAGGATTTTCCCTTAATTTTAAAAATAATAAAAAGTTTTATCTAATCAGCTTTTTAATATATCCTGTTGTTACCCTAACTGTTCTTTTATTGGGATTAATAACACAAAGTATTAAATTTTCCAGTGTAAATATTGGAATTGCAGCCTATACTGGAGTTTTAATTATACAAATTGTCTCTCAATTTATAAAAAATATATTTGAAGAATCAGTTTGGAGATCCTATCTTACAAATCAGCTTATAAAACTAAAGTTATCTGATTTAAAAATTTATTTACTTATGGGAATTATTTGGTGGATTTGGCATTTGCCATATATTCTAATATTTTTATCTGAAAATGAAATAAAAAATACTTTACCAGTTGATAGATTGACATTTTTTCTAATAGGGACTGTAGTAGTAACATGCTGGACAATAATGTATACAGAAATTTTTAGAATTACTAAATCAATGTGGCCAGCAGTTATTATGCACACTATGGAAGATGCTGTTATAAATCCTTTACTACTTTTAGGAATTGTATCTGTAGAAAAAAGTCAAGCACTTCTCTTTTCACTTTCAGTAGGTATAATTCCGACAATTCTTTATTTGATAGTAGGATTATTTATTCGAAAATGGAGAAAACAGCAAAGATAA
- the dnaB gene encoding replicative DNA helicase, translated as MGLYDLEEEENSKPFSIEAEEALLGSIFINPNVIGDVVDIVTSEDFYKNNYKLIFSEMVKAYNVGKIIDVLLIIESLKKQELMDEVGGEDIIYDLTEVVPTAANAMNYAQIIKDKSIQRQLIGIGEKIVKMAMRGYEEVDTMLDKSESMIFKIAESKQKKDIVPLFELVQGKITQMDNYSESKGKITGISSGFDRYDSITSGFHGSDLLILAARPAMGKTAFALNLAINVARQGKGVLIYSLEMGNEQLFDRLVASEAKIRLKALKDSTMTPEELVNLGSGLGRLSEMPIYISDSSSVTMLEIKATARRLKSEGKLDFMLIDYLQLINPSENSRKSREQEISEISRSLKILAKELNIPIVTLSQLSRGVEQRVDKRPILSDLRESGAIEQDADMVMFLYRDKYYHKDTAPEVNNMNVPSKYLSASQEVPKDNENELEKVELIIGKHRSGPTGTIELGFRPSYQQFVNVVDDEFVPPAE; from the coding sequence ATGGGATTGTATGATTTGGAAGAAGAAGAAAACAGCAAGCCGTTTAGTATCGAAGCTGAAGAGGCCTTGCTCGGATCTATATTTATAAATCCTAATGTTATTGGAGATGTTGTCGATATTGTAACATCTGAGGACTTTTACAAAAATAACTATAAGCTGATTTTTTCAGAAATGGTAAAGGCTTATAATGTTGGAAAAATAATCGATGTGCTTCTGATAATCGAATCGCTGAAAAAGCAGGAACTGATGGATGAAGTTGGAGGCGAGGACATTATTTATGACTTGACAGAAGTTGTGCCGACTGCTGCAAATGCAATGAATTATGCTCAAATTATAAAAGATAAATCTATACAGAGGCAATTAATAGGCATTGGAGAAAAAATCGTCAAAATGGCGATGCGTGGTTACGAAGAAGTTGATACAATGCTGGATAAATCAGAAAGCATGATTTTCAAAATTGCTGAATCCAAGCAGAAAAAGGATATTGTTCCTTTATTTGAGCTTGTTCAAGGCAAAATTACACAAATGGATAATTATAGCGAGAGTAAAGGCAAGATAACTGGCATTTCTTCAGGATTTGATAGATACGACAGTATAACAAGTGGATTTCACGGCTCTGACTTATTAATTCTTGCAGCACGTCCTGCTATGGGTAAAACGGCTTTTGCCTTAAATTTGGCTATAAATGTTGCACGGCAGGGAAAAGGCGTACTTATATACAGTTTAGAAATGGGAAATGAGCAATTGTTTGACAGACTTGTAGCAAGTGAGGCAAAAATACGGTTAAAAGCTCTAAAAGACAGTACAATGACACCAGAAGAACTTGTAAATTTGGGAAGTGGATTAGGTCGGCTTTCTGAAATGCCAATTTATATTTCAGATTCTTCAAGTGTAACAATGTTGGAAATAAAGGCCACTGCACGGCGATTAAAATCCGAAGGAAAATTAGACTTTATGTTAATTGACTACTTGCAGTTAATTAATCCATCTGAAAATTCAAGAAAAAGCAGGGAACAGGAAATATCCGAAATTTCACGTTCATTAAAAATATTGGCAAAAGAGCTTAATATTCCAATTGTAACACTGTCACAGCTATCACGTGGAGTAGAGCAGAGAGTGGATAAAAGACCAATTTTGTCAGATTTGCGGGAATCAGGGGCAATTGAGCAAGATGCAGATATGGTAATGTTTTTATATCGTGATAAATATTATCACAAAGACACTGCTCCTGAAGTAAACAACATGAATGTTCCATCAAAATATCTAAGTGCATCACAGGAAGTCCCAAAAGATAATGAAAATGAACTTGAAAAAGTGGAACTAATAATTGGTAAACATAGAAGTGGACCGACTGGAACCATAGAATTAGGATTTAGACCAAGCTATCAACAGTTTGTAAACGTTGTAGATGATGAATTTGTACCGCCTGCTGAATAA
- a CDS encoding 5-formyltetrahydrofolate cyclo-ligase, translated as MKNKKTDLQLEKNKIRKEILGKRNTLSTEEVEKKSDLIIENLGKFIKNAENIMIFMDMKNEVRITKLMELYPKKSFFIPKITDSKNREMKINKYEENELVLHKFGYYESSSSDFYNENILDIVIVPAVVFDLEKNRIGFGGGYYDTFLKKIRGENKKVLFIGICYDFQIIEKVPSEEHDVVLDFVVSESRIF; from the coding sequence ATGAAAAACAAAAAAACAGATTTACAGCTGGAAAAGAATAAAATTAGAAAAGAAATTTTGGGAAAAAGAAATACTTTATCCACTGAAGAAGTAGAAAAAAAAAGTGATTTAATTATTGAAAATTTGGGGAAATTTATAAAAAATGCTGAAAATATAATGATTTTTATGGACATGAAAAATGAAGTGAGAATCACAAAATTGATGGAACTTTATCCTAAGAAAAGTTTTTTTATCCCCAAAATTACAGATAGTAAAAATAGAGAAATGAAAATTAATAAATATGAGGAAAATGAGCTTGTATTACATAAATTTGGGTATTACGAATCTTCTTCCAGCGATTTTTATAACGAAAATATTTTGGATATTGTAATTGTTCCAGCAGTTGTTTTTGATTTGGAAAAAAATAGAATTGGATTTGGCGGTGGGTATTATGATACTTTTTTGAAAAAGATTCGAGGGGAAAATAAAAAAGTTTTGTTTATTGGTATTTGTTATGATTTTCAGATTATTGAAAAAGTTCCGTCAGAAGAGCATGATGTAGTCTTGGATTTTGTTGTAAGTGAAAGTAGAATTTTTTAA
- a CDS encoding Crp/Fnr family transcriptional regulator, with translation MKIKDLSILLTKVSLFKGLDPEKISKCLEKLDFKIKKYEKNETVFFRGDTLEKVIIIIKGSAYGEMQKFNGDTIVIGEMKTGEVLASAFLFGENNIFPVDLITLENSKLLFFDKEKYLDTIHSDKRLLLNFITEISNKSQLLSKRIWFNFTNKTIEEKILSYIKENSENGKIKFLPSISALAKRFEVTRPALSREISNLCKKKILIKAENNVYLINFKKNV, from the coding sequence ATGAAAATAAAAGACTTATCAATTTTATTGACAAAAGTTTCGTTATTTAAGGGATTAGATCCTGAAAAAATTTCAAAATGTTTGGAAAAATTGGATTTTAAAATAAAAAAATATGAAAAGAATGAAACTGTATTTTTTCGTGGAGATACTTTGGAAAAAGTAATAATTATTATAAAAGGTTCTGCTTATGGAGAAATGCAAAAATTTAATGGAGATACGATTGTTATAGGTGAGATGAAAACAGGGGAAGTTCTGGCTTCTGCATTTTTATTTGGAGAAAATAATATTTTTCCTGTTGATTTGATAACTTTGGAAAATTCTAAATTATTATTTTTTGATAAAGAAAAATATTTAGATACAATTCATTCTGATAAAAGACTTTTACTTAATTTTATAACTGAAATTTCAAATAAAAGTCAACTTTTATCAAAGCGAATATGGTTTAATTTTACAAATAAGACAATTGAGGAAAAGATTTTAAGCTACATAAAAGAAAATTCTGAAAATGGTAAAATTAAATTTTTGCCTAGTATTTCAGCTTTGGCAAAACGTTTTGAAGTAACAAGACCTGCTTTATCAAGAGAAATTTCAAATCTATGTAAAAAGAAAATTTTAATAAAAGCTGAAAATAATGTCTATTTGATAAATTTTAAAAAGAATGTTTGA
- the rplI gene encoding 50S ribosomal protein L9: protein MKIKVILKETIKGVGKKDEIVEVKDGYANNFLLNKNKAILATPENVNKLKAKNEKIQKNHDKDVKNANELKEFLAEKEIVLKVKAGENNKVFGSIGAKEIVEAIKEQLNVEIDKKKVSANSKVKEIGVHNVELKLHSEVKANLKVRVEAK from the coding sequence ATGAAAATTAAAGTAATTTTGAAGGAAACAATAAAAGGTGTCGGAAAAAAAGATGAAATTGTGGAAGTAAAAGATGGATATGCGAATAACTTTTTATTAAATAAAAATAAGGCAATACTCGCAACTCCTGAGAATGTTAATAAATTGAAGGCAAAAAATGAAAAAATTCAGAAAAATCATGATAAAGATGTGAAAAATGCAAATGAATTGAAGGAGTTCTTGGCTGAAAAAGAAATTGTTTTAAAAGTGAAGGCTGGAGAAAATAATAAAGTGTTTGGTTCAATTGGAGCAAAGGAAATTGTAGAGGCAATTAAGGAGCAGTTAAATGTTGAAATTGATAAAAAGAAAGTTTCTGCTAATTCAAAAGTTAAGGAAATTGGAGTGCATAACGTAGAATTAAAACTTCACTCTGAAGTTAAAGCAAATTTGAAAGTTAGAGTTGAAGCTAAATAG
- a CDS encoding PadR family transcriptional regulator, giving the protein MDKIILGILMLRRMTAYELRNTIRDNFKSMCSDSLGSIQAALKKLLSLKMVTFEELVEKGVNKKRYAITDAGEKILMEWIKIPIDISKTKNIDAGKLLFMGYISKNEQKNLINKIILSLEEEYTALKNLKESINFESERLEIENYLLTDTEYQKRIKNLNKKNNISENIKEISKFTLASLDYGIDAVDFNIRWFKKLKKKYRL; this is encoded by the coding sequence ATGGATAAAATAATTTTAGGAATTTTAATGTTACGTAGAATGACTGCATATGAGCTTAGAAATACTATAAGAGATAATTTTAAGTCTATGTGCAGCGATAGTCTTGGAAGCATTCAGGCCGCTCTAAAAAAACTTCTCTCATTAAAAATGGTTACTTTTGAAGAACTCGTTGAAAAAGGGGTAAATAAAAAAAGGTACGCAATAACTGATGCTGGAGAAAAAATATTAATGGAATGGATAAAAATTCCTATTGATATTTCAAAAACTAAAAATATAGATGCAGGAAAACTGCTTTTTATGGGATATATTTCAAAAAATGAACAGAAAAATTTAATTAATAAAATCATTCTTTCTTTAGAAGAAGAATATACTGCACTAAAAAACTTAAAAGAATCTATAAATTTTGAAAGTGAAAGACTAGAAATTGAAAACTATCTACTTACAGATACAGAATATCAGAAAAGAATAAAAAACTTAAATAAAAAAAATAATATTTCTGAAAACATCAAAGAAATCAGCAAATTTACACTGGCTAGTTTAGATTATGGAATTGATGCTGTAGATTTTAACATTAGATGGTTTAAAAAACTAAAGAAAAAATATAGACTTTAA
- a CDS encoding CapA family protein translates to MKKYIVLILIAILVTIFMIIPTNPSFKIVANKFINNSKISNISKNDTPKIDKHNKKTEFTIIGVGDIMLGSNYPFEYLLPKNDANILQNTQNILKSADITVGNLEGTLFDNDGTPKSCNNPNVCYVFRMPLRYATYLKQAGFDYLSIANNHSNDFGEIGIKETMKNLDNLGIKYSGIKDIAESAILEKDGKKFGFISFSPNSATVKLNDYNYAKKLISELKSKVDIVIVMFHGGAEGANAEHITKRHEIFHGEDRGNVYEFAHFAIDNGADVIFGQGPHVTRAVELYKNKFISYSGGNFATFGKINVSGSMGIAPIFKIKINNKGDFISGEIIPVRQTYKSFGPFIDSEKLAIKKIISLNKSDFPNGNGLSITADGKITKVGNSN, encoded by the coding sequence ATGAAAAAATATATTGTATTAATTTTAATAGCTATTTTAGTTACAATATTTATGATAATTCCAACAAATCCTAGTTTTAAAATTGTTGCTAATAAATTTATTAATAATTCAAAAATATCAAATATTTCCAAAAATGATACTCCTAAAATTGATAAACATAATAAAAAAACAGAATTTACAATAATTGGCGTTGGAGATATAATGCTTGGTTCAAACTATCCCTTTGAATATTTGCTTCCTAAAAATGATGCCAATATTCTTCAAAATACACAAAATATACTAAAAAGTGCTGATATAACGGTGGGAAATCTGGAAGGAACTCTATTTGATAATGATGGAACTCCTAAAAGCTGTAATAATCCAAATGTATGTTATGTCTTTCGTATGCCTTTAAGATATGCGACATATCTAAAACAAGCTGGATTTGATTATTTGAGCATTGCCAATAACCATAGCAATGATTTTGGAGAAATTGGAATTAAAGAAACCATGAAAAATCTTGATAATTTAGGAATAAAATATTCTGGAATTAAAGATATTGCTGAAAGTGCTATTTTAGAAAAAGATGGAAAAAAATTTGGATTTATTTCATTTTCTCCAAATTCAGCTACTGTAAAACTAAATGATTATAATTATGCAAAAAAACTTATTTCTGAATTAAAATCAAAAGTTGATATTGTAATCGTCATGTTTCATGGTGGAGCCGAAGGTGCTAATGCTGAACACATTACTAAAAGACATGAAATTTTTCATGGCGAAGATAGAGGAAATGTTTATGAATTTGCCCATTTTGCTATAGACAATGGAGCTGATGTAATCTTTGGGCAAGGCCCTCATGTTACAAGAGCAGTCGAACTATACAAAAATAAATTTATTTCATATAGTGGAGGAAATTTTGCAACTTTCGGAAAAATAAACGTTTCTGGTTCAATGGGAATTGCACCTATTTTTAAAATCAAAATAAATAATAAAGGAGACTTTATTTCTGGAGAAATTATTCCAGTAAGACAAACTTACAAAAGTTTCGGTCCTTTTATAGATTCAGAAAAATTAGCAATAAAAAAGATAATTTCCTTGAATAAATCTGATTTTCCAAATGGAAATGGACTTTCTATCACTGCTGATGGAAAAATTACTAAGGTTGGTAATTCAAATTAA
- a CDS encoding elongation factor G, with product MRIYDSSNIRNVGILGHSGSGKSNMVEGLEFTAGLTNRIAANENDTKITNSLSLHAIEYQAAKFNFVDIPGYGDFFGEVESGLAAVDGAIIIVDGTTDLTVGTETALELTDSRNIPRFIFVNKIDNEKADYEKILSQLREKYGKRIAPFHVPWGRGDEFRGHINVIDMFAREFDKNKNECATVEMPADMDDEINSIREMLLEAVAETDEELMDKYFNGIEFTTAEIHRGLRQGVLDCSVIPVICGATLKNIGLHTTFDMVKDFLPSPNDNKKIEPEKNTFTCQIFKTTIDSFLGKVSYAKVYSGEVKQDSEVFNINRKTKERIGKIYTFVMNKMEEVQKGIAGDIVVFSKFNSTRTSDTLSTNEKEAAIKEITFPKPQLFVAIEPLNKNDDEKMSSGLNRLMEEDPSFTWHRNLETGQTVLGVQGELHSATVIEKLKAKFGISIKTIELKVPYRETIKGTSDVQGKHKKQSGGHGQYGDVLIKFSHVDEDFVFEETITGGSVPKSYIPAVEKGLRESLKEGVLAGYPVTNIKAVLYDGSYHDVDSSELAFKIAANLAFKKGMLEAKPILLEPIMELTIIIPEEYIGDVMGDINKKRGRVIGMEAHKNTKQKIVAEAPMSETFKYANELKAITQGRGYFEMKLVRYEELMGDLAQKVIDSRKK from the coding sequence ATGAGAATATATGACAGCAGTAACATTAGAAATGTAGGAATTTTAGGACATAGCGGTTCAGGAAAGAGTAATATGGTGGAGGGACTGGAATTTACAGCTGGACTTACTAATCGTATTGCAGCAAATGAAAATGATACAAAAATTACTAATTCTTTGAGTTTGCATGCTATTGAGTATCAGGCTGCGAAATTTAATTTTGTGGATATTCCAGGGTACGGAGATTTTTTTGGTGAAGTTGAATCGGGACTTGCGGCAGTTGACGGAGCGATTATTATTGTTGACGGAACGACTGATTTAACAGTTGGGACAGAAACGGCTCTTGAGTTGACAGACAGCAGAAATATTCCACGATTTATTTTTGTAAATAAAATTGACAATGAAAAAGCTGATTATGAAAAGATTCTTTCACAGTTGAGAGAAAAATATGGTAAAAGAATCGCTCCATTTCATGTACCTTGGGGACGGGGAGACGAATTTCGTGGGCATATTAATGTAATTGATATGTTTGCAAGGGAATTTGATAAAAATAAAAATGAATGTGCAACTGTGGAAATGCCCGCTGATATGGATGATGAAATAAATTCAATTCGTGAAATGCTTTTGGAAGCAGTAGCTGAAACAGATGAAGAATTAATGGATAAATATTTTAATGGAATTGAGTTTACAACAGCTGAAATTCATCGTGGACTTAGACAGGGAGTGCTTGACTGTTCTGTAATTCCTGTTATTTGCGGTGCGACTCTAAAAAATATTGGACTTCACACAACTTTTGACATGGTAAAGGATTTCTTGCCATCACCTAATGACAATAAAAAAATTGAGCCTGAAAAAAATACATTTACATGCCAAATTTTCAAAACTACTATTGATTCTTTTTTAGGAAAAGTTTCATACGCAAAAGTTTATTCTGGTGAAGTTAAGCAAGATAGCGAAGTTTTTAATATAAATAGAAAAACAAAAGAAAGAATTGGAAAAATTTACACATTCGTTATGAATAAAATGGAAGAAGTTCAAAAGGGAATCGCTGGAGATATTGTTGTATTTTCAAAATTTAACAGTACAAGAACTTCTGATACATTGTCAACTAATGAAAAAGAAGCTGCCATAAAGGAAATAACTTTTCCAAAACCACAATTATTCGTGGCAATAGAGCCTTTGAACAAAAATGATGATGAAAAAATGTCTTCTGGACTTAACCGCCTGATGGAAGAAGATCCGTCTTTCACTTGGCACAGAAACCTTGAAACAGGACAGACAGTGCTAGGAGTACAAGGAGAACTTCATTCTGCAACAGTTATCGAAAAATTAAAAGCTAAATTTGGAATATCAATAAAAACTATCGAATTAAAAGTGCCGTACCGTGAAACAATCAAAGGAACTTCTGATGTTCAAGGAAAACACAAGAAACAGTCAGGAGGGCACGGACAATACGGAGATGTATTAATTAAATTTTCTCACGTAGATGAAGACTTTGTCTTTGAAGAAACAATTACAGGTGGAAGCGTTCCAAAATCATATATTCCAGCTGTAGAAAAAGGATTAAGAGAATCGCTAAAAGAGGGAGTTCTAGCTGGTTATCCAGTAACTAACATAAAAGCTGTCTTATACGACGGTTCATATCACGATGTAGATTCTTCAGAATTAGCCTTTAAAATTGCCGCAAACTTGGCCTTCAAAAAGGGAATGCTGGAAGCAAAACCAATTTTATTAGAACCAATTATGGAACTTACAATTATCATTCCAGAAGAATATATCGGAGATGTAATGGGTGACATCAACAAAAAACGTGGTAGAGTAATAGGAATGGAAGCCCACAAAAATACAAAACAAAAAATAGTAGCTGAAGCCCCAATGTCAGAAACATTCAAATATGCCAACGAATTGAAAGCCATCACGCAAGGACGTGGATACTTTGAAATGAAACTTGTAAGATATGAAGAATTAATGGGAGACTTGGCACAAAAAGTAATTGACAGCAGAAAAAAATAA
- the dnaX gene encoding DNA polymerase III subunit gamma/tau yields the protein MNITLYRKYRPQNFDEIAGQEFVLRAIKNSLRENKLSHAYLFTGPRGVGKTTIARLIAKGVNCLNSEDVTDNPCGECENCREISQGISMDMIEIDAASNRGIDEIRELKEKINYQPVKGRKKIYIIDEVHMLTKEAFNALLKTLEEPPSHVIFILATTEIDKIPDTVISRCQRYDFLPIDKEDIKKLLKNVAEKENIKIDDASLDLIYRKSEGSARDSFSIFEQVVSNFNNEEIDITKTQNALGVVPDVILEEFLNLVKEGDKEKLVDFIDKIWEDGLIIETFLKDFSYYLKEQFRKKTDLSVNFLLDTISAIFFTLNEFKYEEDKRLLGYVLIHELYKKNKKNSQSTNSSENIPAFNKNDMKDMSNSIYEKVLSQVIKNANIVNQKAGSMGISEPVNMEKTEKIVKDYDISIFTENWKKVLAGIKKVSVMLGALAIESSPDRVENGVLYIKFPKNQKFHSEQVLLPEKKPKIEAVINQICNSDIMIQTFLESEDSQNEEDKFLQNAVKFFDGKILEKK from the coding sequence TTGAATATTACTTTATATAGAAAATATCGACCTCAGAATTTTGACGAAATTGCAGGGCAGGAATTTGTGTTAAGGGCAATAAAAAATTCTTTGAGGGAAAATAAACTTTCGCATGCGTACTTGTTTACAGGGCCACGTGGAGTTGGAAAAACAACTATCGCAAGGCTTATTGCAAAAGGTGTAAACTGCCTGAATAGTGAGGATGTGACAGATAATCCTTGTGGAGAGTGTGAAAACTGCCGTGAAATTTCTCAAGGGATTTCTATGGATATGATTGAAATTGATGCGGCTTCTAATCGTGGGATTGATGAAATTCGTGAACTCAAAGAAAAGATAAATTATCAGCCTGTTAAAGGAAGAAAAAAAATATATATAATTGATGAAGTCCACATGCTTACAAAAGAGGCTTTCAATGCACTTTTGAAGACGCTGGAGGAACCTCCTTCACACGTTATATTTATTCTTGCGACTACAGAGATTGATAAGATTCCAGATACAGTTATTTCCAGGTGTCAGCGGTATGATTTTTTGCCAATTGATAAGGAAGATATAAAAAAATTGTTAAAAAATGTGGCTGAAAAGGAAAATATTAAGATTGACGATGCAAGCCTTGATTTGATTTACCGAAAGTCTGAAGGAAGTGCAAGGGACAGTTTTTCTATCTTTGAGCAAGTTGTGTCAAACTTCAACAATGAAGAAATTGATATTACAAAGACGCAGAATGCTTTGGGAGTTGTGCCTGACGTTATTCTGGAAGAATTTTTAAATCTAGTAAAAGAAGGCGATAAAGAAAAATTAGTTGATTTTATTGATAAAATCTGGGAAGATGGACTTATTATCGAAACTTTTTTAAAGGATTTTTCGTATTATTTAAAAGAGCAGTTTAGGAAAAAAACGGATTTATCAGTAAATTTTCTGCTGGATACGATAAGTGCGATTTTTTTTACCTTGAATGAATTTAAGTATGAAGAGGATAAAAGGCTGCTTGGCTATGTACTTATCCATGAGCTTTATAAAAAGAATAAGAAAAATTCCCAAAGTACAAATTCTAGTGAAAACATTCCTGCTTTTAATAAAAACGACATGAAAGATATGTCAAACAGCATTTATGAAAAAGTATTAAGCCAAGTTATTAAAAATGCTAATATTGTGAATCAGAAGGCTGGCTCTATGGGAATTTCCGAACCTGTAAATATGGAAAAAACTGAAAAAATTGTAAAAGATTATGATATTTCAATTTTTACTGAAAATTGGAAAAAAGTTTTGGCTGGAATAAAAAAGGTAAGCGTTATGCTGGGGGCATTGGCGATAGAAAGCAGCCCAGATAGAGTGGAAAATGGAGTTTTGTATATAAAATTCCCCAAAAATCAAAAATTTCACAGCGAACAAGTTTTACTGCCCGAGAAAAAGCCGAAAATTGAAGCAGTTATTAATCAAATCTGTAATTCAGATATTATGATCCAAACTTTTCTCGAAAGTGAAGATTCACAAAATGAAGAGGATAAATTTTTGCAAAATGCAGTCAAGTTTTTTGATGGAAAGATTTTGGAAAAAAAATAA